One genomic window of Manihot esculenta cultivar AM560-2 chromosome 16, M.esculenta_v8, whole genome shotgun sequence includes the following:
- the LOC110604280 gene encoding zinc transporter 1, translating to MINFHASSSLSFLNKITFLLLLLLLLVFPAIVSGECTCDFSKEQKEEKAHALNYKLASIASILLSGAFGVSIPFLASKIPSLRPENDIFFMIKAFTAGVILATGFIHILPEAFDHLKSPCLNQNPWRNFPFSGFVAMMSAIGTLMVDSFATGYYNRIHFNKNKQVNVGEEGDEENHDQHSGHLHVHTHATHGHAHGSSSLTQDLGLPELIRRRITSQVLELGILVHSVIIGISLGASQSPETIKPLLVALSFHQFFEGMGLGGCIYEAKYKSRATAIMAIFFSVTTPLGIGIGIGISSVYRENSQTSLIVEGMFNSASAGILIYMALVDLLAADFMNPRLQNNLKIQLGANISLLLGAACMSVLAKWA from the exons ATGATCAATTTTCATGCTTCTTCTTCTCTCAGCTTCCTCAACAAAAtcacttttcttcttcttcttcttcttctccttgttTTCCCTGCCATTGTTTCCGGTGAGTGTACATGTGACTTTTCTAAAGaacagaaagaagaaaaagcccATGCACTCAACTACAAGCTTGCTTCCATAGCTTCTATTCTTCTTTCTGGTGCCTTTGGTGTTAGCATTCCGTTCTTGGCAAGCAAAATTCCAAGTTTAAGACCTGAAAATGATATCTTCTTCATGATCAAGGCATTTACTGCTGGTGTTATTCTAGCAACTGGCTTCATTCACATTCTTCCAGAAGCTTTTGATCATCTGAAATCTCCATGCCTTAACCAAAATCCATGGAGGAATTTTCCCTTCAGTGGTTTTGTTGCTATGATGTCTGCAATTGGGACATTAATGGTGGATTCATTCGCGACGGGGTATTATAACAGGATTCATTTCAACAAGAATAAACAGGTAAATGTTGGTGAAGAGGGAGATGAAGAAAATCATGATCAGCATTCAGGTCATTTACATGTTCATACACATGCTACTCATGGTCATGCCCATGGTTCTTCTTCACTTACGCAGGATTTGGGTTTGCCTGAGCTGATACGACGCCGTATTACATCACAA GTACTTGAGCTAGGGATTTTAGTTCACTCAGTGATCATTGGAATATCTTTAGGTGCTTCTCAGAGTCCTGAAACTATAAAGCCTCTATTGGTAGCCTTGTCTTTCCATCAGTTCTTTGAAGGGATGGGACTTGGTGGTTGCATATATGAG gcaAAATACAAATCTAGAGCAACAGCAATAATGGCAATATTTTTCTCAGTGACAACTCCATTAGGGATTGGAATAGGAATTGGGATATCAAGTGTTTACAGAGAGAATAGTCAAACTTCACTGATTGTTGAGGGAATGTTCAACTCAGCCTCAGCTGGGATTTTGATTTATATGGCACTTGTTGATCTTTTAGCTGCAGATTTCATGAACCCAAGATTGCAAAATAATCTCAAGATTCAATTAGGAGCTAACATCTCTCTTTTATTAGGAGCTGCTTGTATGTCTGTACTTGCTAAGTGGGCTTGa